The Schistocerca gregaria isolate iqSchGreg1 chromosome 2, iqSchGreg1.2, whole genome shotgun sequence genome contains the following window.
cctccTACCTTGATCGAGAGACAGCGGGGACCGGCGAGACGTACTCAGCAGGGGCCCGGCTGCACTTCCACTGGCTGCGCTGGGCGGGCGGCGCGGCGCGGAGCGGCGCGGCGACAGTAGAGTAGTATGGTGTGAGTACGAGTAGTAAAGTAGCTGGTAGCTAATATGGAGCGGGAAGCTGGAAGCAGGAGTCCGCCATAACTGAGGGCAGCTGTGGCTGGCGCGCTGAGCCGAGCCCTCGGTGCGCGGCGCGGGGGGGTGCGGTGGGGGTGCGCGGGGGCGAATTCCGGGCTCGCGCATGCGTCGTGGCGCGCACCCGCCGACCGCTGCTGCCACCTGCCGGCGACGCCGCCCAAGCTCCGAGGCGGGCTTTATGCcgcgcggcggcgacgacgacgtcacGGCCCGAGTGGGTGGGGAAGAGGAGAAGGGAGGAGGCTTCGGGTGTTGACGTCTGTGTCACTTTCGTTCCTTTTACTCTCTGCGAGTCATTCTCAGCTGCGTTCTGTGATAGCGATGTGCGAAATCTCTTATCACTTCTTACGTAAAATACGCCTCATTAAATGAATGTTTGTAGCCAAGAATGCATTCAAAACAATTTTTTACTGACTGTTTTCGTCTTTAGATCTTTCAAAACTGTTTTGGTTGTGCGTCGTATTGTACTAGTGAGAGACctgtttgtaattttctttttgacaAACATGTCTGTAGTGTGCAGTATACTCACCAATAAGATGTTAGCATGTTAACATGTTAGCATGAGTAATAAATGCACAATGGAACATGACGTACAACCACAAATGTTTCCGAAGACACAGGGTGGAActgataaaataaaatgatttcaaCGTCATCTTGAGTGCTAAAAAGTTCTTTAAAGTACGAACAGATCGCTCCTTATCATTTCTCATTATAATAAACTACCATCATACTTTACTAACACTTTACATCTTCATGTCTACACACTTATATTTCAACATACTAACCCTATCAAGgaacacatttctcgcaacgaGAGACCAGTCTCTTTTTGTTGGTctatgcttgcaccacttcatcaccatcaaagtacAGGCCTCGAGGTTGTCCtttgagttttggaaacagatgaaaatatgatGGGGCCAAGTCTGGGCTTCATGAATATGATAGATGACAGTGAAATCAAGGctcgaattgaaacttcctggcagattaaaactgtgtgccggaccgagactcgaactcgggacctttgactttcgcgggcaagtgctctaccaactgagctacccatgcatgactcacgccccctcctcacagctctacttctgccagtatctcgtctcctaccttccaaactttacacaatccgctgcagagtgaaaatctcattctgggaacatcccacaggctgtggctaagccatgtctccgcaatatcctttctttcaggagtgctagttctgcagggttcgctggagagcttctgtaagccTGAATCCTAGGTAACTTAAATTGCATAGGATTGCCACACAGTGGCTACGTCCTGCCATCTTCCAGGAAGATACCCAACAATAAATgggacgatcaaaacgtttccgtctgagggcgttgctgTAGCGTATATGCACCATAGCGCGACTCTGATGCGTGcatacacaaaatggctctgagcactatgggacttaactgctgaggttatcagtcccctagaacttagaactacttaaacctaactaacctaaggatatcacgcacatctatgaccgaggaaggattcgtacctgcgaccgtggcggtcgcgttgttccagac
Protein-coding sequences here:
- the LOC126335837 gene encoding uncharacterized protein LOC126335837, with protein sequence MREPGIRPRAPPPHPPAPRTEGSAQRASHSCPQLWRTPASSFPLHISYQLLYYSYSHHTTLLSPRRSAPRRPPSAASGSAAGPLLSTSRRSPLSLDQGRRAAAAATASQPASQPALIDSAARPRVSPGVDVACRQPAAASTGAHKQALRATSTADLPA